In one Hymenobacter sp. DG25B genomic region, the following are encoded:
- a CDS encoding tetratricopeptide repeat protein → MKHCFSLLAAGILTVSLAYTASAQTAVPAAPATTSPAQEQTAAAPVKVEAAVLPPKKMTAADYKLQVQTSDKVLAGNPKNEEALLARAKAHLQLKDYPDAIKDYNAAIKLNPTNTDAYYNRGLAHLKNEEITPAIGDLSKVIRLRPDDKEAFFARGVAKMQMSNNKSALGDFAKVITLDPNYADAYEYRGICYASINKPKEAQKDLEKAVQLNPAAAKSLRKYGKK, encoded by the coding sequence ATGAAACACTGCTTCTCTTTGCTGGCAGCCGGTATTTTAACTGTTTCCCTGGCCTACACAGCCTCGGCGCAAACAGCGGTTCCGGCAGCCCCTGCTACCACTTCACCCGCGCAGGAGCAGACTGCGGCCGCGCCTGTTAAAGTGGAGGCGGCCGTATTGCCTCCCAAGAAAATGACCGCCGCTGATTATAAGCTGCAGGTACAGACCTCTGACAAAGTGCTGGCCGGCAATCCAAAAAATGAAGAGGCTCTGCTGGCGCGTGCCAAAGCGCATCTGCAGCTGAAGGACTACCCGGACGCCATTAAGGACTACAATGCGGCCATTAAGCTGAACCCCACCAACACGGATGCCTACTACAACCGGGGCCTGGCCCACCTGAAGAATGAGGAGATAACGCCCGCCATTGGCGACCTGAGCAAGGTAATTCGACTGCGCCCCGATGATAAAGAGGCGTTTTTTGCCCGTGGAGTAGCCAAGATGCAGATGAGCAACAACAAATCGGCGCTGGGCGACTTTGCCAAAGTGATTACCCTGGATCCTAACTACGCCGATGCGTATGAGTACCGCGGTATTTGCTATGCCTCCATCAACAAGCCCAAAGAAGCCCAGAAAGATCTGGAAAAAGCAGTACAGCTGAACCCGGCAGCCGCCAAAAGCCTGCGCA